The genomic window CGGACCTGAGATCGTCGACGACTCCCTCATCTGGAGGGGACCGGCGACCTTTGGGCCCGGTGATCTCGAGGCCACCTTCGAGGAGTCCCAGGGCGGATCGGCGTTCCCGATGACGGCGCTGCTGGCCGTCCTCGGCATCGTTCTTGCAGGACTCCTCGCCGTCGTCGGCTGGCGTATCGCCGATCGACAGTCCGACGAGACGTCGATCGGCGACCGGATCGGGACGCTCGTCGCTGCCAGCAGTTCGACGTCGGACGACGAGCGAGACGACGTCCCCGACGCCGAGGGGGGCACGAGCACCGGCGGCTCGGCAGCCTCCGAGGGCACCGCAGTTCCTGCCGACGTGGCCGCTGCATCCGCGGCCGACGAAGCCCCGTCGGCGGACACTGCGAATGGCGAGGAGACGGTCGACCCCGAACTCCTCAGCGACGGGGAGCGCGTCGAACACCTGCTCGAAGCGAACGGGGGACGCATGAAACAGGCGAACATCGTCACGGAGACGGGATGGTCGAACGCGAAAGTCTCCCAGTTGCTCTCGCGACTCGACGAGGAGGACCGCGTCGACAAACTCCGGATCGGTCGCGAGAACCTGATCACGCTGCCGGACGTGGACGTGACTGACGACGAGTAAGCAACAGAACGCGAGTTTACTCAAACCAACCGGGCGATTGTAACGGGCGCAACCCCTCGATATTCCTCGATTTCTCTGCGAAGCGAGAACTCTCGGAGCGTTGCTAGTAGTTCCGCAAGGATTTATCTTGTAACCGGTCCACCATCCAGTATGCAGATTCTGGTCACGGTAAAGGAGGTCGGCCAGCTCGGCGACGAAGTCGTCATCGACGACGGCGACGTCGCCGAATCGGCCCTGGAGTACGACCTGAACGAGTGGGACGAGTACGCGCTCGAGTCCGCCGTCCAGCTCTCCGAAACGCTCGACGACGTCGAGGTCGTGACGGCGACCATCGGCCCGGAGCGCAGCGAGGAGACGATCCGGATGGCGCTCGCGAAGGGCGCAGATCGGGCGGTCCGCATCTGGGACGACGCCATCGCGAACGACGACGGGGACGGACTCCTCGACACGCGCACCCGCGTGGAGCTCCTCTCCGCAGTCGTCGAGCGCGAGGAGCCGGACCTCGTCCTCACGGGCGTCCAGTCCGCAGACGCCACCTTCGGCTCGACGGGCGTCGCGCTCGCAGAGGCCATCGACACCGCGTGGGCAGCGGTCGTCAACGACCTCGAAATCGACGCAGACGCAGGTACGGCCTCCGTCCACCGGGAGCTCGAGGGCGGCATCGAGGAGCTCACCGACGTCGAACTTCCCGCAGTACTGACCATCCAGACCGGGATCAACGAGCCCCGGTACGCGAGCCTTCGGGGGATCCGTCAGGCGCAGTCCAAACCGCTGGACGTCCTGGACCTGGCGGAGCTGGGCGTCCCGGCCGACGCCATCGCTGGCTCCCTGGTGACCACCGCGATGTACGAGCCCGAGTCCAGCAGCGACGCCGAACTCTGGGAGGGCGACGCCGAGGCGACCGCCGGGCAGCTCGCTGACTTCCTGCGGGATTCGGGGGTGATCGAGGGATGAGCGACGTCCTCGCAGTCGCCGAGCATCGACGAGGCGAACTCCGACCGGTCAGCCACGAACTGCTCACCGTCGGTCGCGAGGTCGCAGATGCGAGCGGTGGCGACCTCCACGTCGCCGTCATCAGCGGAACCGTCGAGGAGTACGCAGAGGACCTGAACCGCGAGGGCGTCGACGCGATCCACACGATCGCGAACGGCGAGGAATTCAACCACGACCTCACCGTCGAGAGCCTCGACGCGCTCTGGGCCGACCTCGACGCGACCTACCTCCTCGCGCCGAACTCGGTCAACGGCCTCGACTACGTCCCTGCGATCGCCCAGCGCCTCGACCTCCCGCTCGTCACCGACACGATCGACGTCTCCCTCGACGACGGGCTCGAGGTCACTCGCGAACGGTACGGCTCCAAGGTCGAGACCACGATCGCCGTTGACGTCGAAGCCGAGGGCGGAGCGGTCGTCTCCGTCCGCGACGGCGAGTGGCCGCCAGCCGAGGGCGTCGGCGACGCCGCGATCGAGGCCTTCGATCCTCAGATCGACGAGTCTCGGATCCGCTCGACCGTCACCGGCTTCCAGGAGGTCGGCGCAGGCGACGTCGACATCTCGGAGGCCGACTTCATCGTCTCGATTGGCCGCGGAATCGAGGAAGAAGAGAACATCGAGTTGATCGAGGCCCTCGTGGAGGCCACCGGCGCGACGCTGTCGGCCTCCCGGCCCGTCGTCGACAACGAGTGGCTCCCGAAGAACCGACAGGTCGGACAGTCCGGGAAGACCGTCACGCCGGACGTCTACATCGCGATCGGTATCTCCGGCGCCGTCCAGCACGTGGCCGGGATGAAGGGCTCGGACACGATCGTCGCGATCAACACCGACCCCGACGCCCCCATCTTCGACATCGCTGACTACGGCATCGTCGGCGACCTCTTCGACGTCGTGCCAGCGCTGATCGAGGAGTTCGGCGGCGAGGCGCCCTGACGACTCCGCTTCGGTCCGCAGCCTCCGAGCGGGTCCTGAAGGATAGCAGGTCCCTCGGTCGAGCGCCGATCTCCTTTCGACACTCTCTTGCCTGAATTGCCCCAAGCGACTGTAGATGGAGTTCCTCCAGCGTCGCCGGTCACTCGTGGAGGACCGACTTACCGAGGTCGTCTCGGCGGTCGACCCAGCCGAACTCTCCGCCGAGATGGAGCACGTCGCGCTCGCCGGTGGCAAGCGCGTCCGGCCGATGGTCACGATTCTGGCCTGTGAAGCCGCTGGTGGGGAGCCCGAGGACGCCGTCGAGTTCGGCGTCGGCGTCGAACTCGTCCACAACGCCTCGCTCGTCATCGACGACATCATCGATCGCTCCGAGGTGCGCCGCGGGACCGACAGCGCGTGGTTCGCGTTCGGACACGGTCCGGCGATCGTTGCGAGCGACGGGTTGCTCGGCGAGGCGTTCGCACAGTTCGCCAACGACGGGCAGGCGACGGAAGTCGTGACGGCCGCGATGGTCGAACTCGGCGAGGGCGAGGCAACGGAGCTGCAAGCAATCCCCGACGGCGAGGCGGAATACCTCGAACTCGCTCGCCGAAAGACCGGCGCCCTCTTTCGGGCCGCCGCGGAGCTCGGAGCGATCGCCGCCGACGCCGACCAGGAGGCGATCGACGCCTTCGGCGAGTACGCCGAGCGGGTCGGCGTCGCCTTCCAGATTCGCGACGACGTGCTCGACGCGACGGCAGCCGCGGACGACCTCGGCAAGCCGACGGGCCAGGACGCGGCGATGGACCGCCCGTCGATCGTCCACGTCACCGACCTCGATCCGGAGGCGGCCAACGACCGGGCTCGCGAGGAGGCAGACCTCGCGCTCGCGGCACTCGACCGGGTCGAACTGGAGAACGACACCGCCGAGGGCTACCTCCGGGATCTCGCGGAGTTCGTGGTCGTCCGGGAGCGGTAGCCCCGCGTCACTCACCGCCGACTGCTTTTGCACTGCACTGGCTAGGAAATAGCAACGATTGCGACGAGGATCCGGTGCCGTCGTCGTCCCGAGAATGGTGGCTACGACGCTGGATCTGCGTCGCGTGGGAACCGCGACTCGGCGATGGCGAACGTCAGCGTGCTCGCGACGCCGAGGAAGAAGCCGCCCGCGAGCGCCACGGCGAGGAAGGAGAGGCTCACCTGGTCGATCACGTAGCCACTTGCAGCGTAGAGCACGATCGCGATCGAGCCCACGTAGAAGGGCGCGTTGAGATAGCGCCACTCCATCGTCCCGGCGAGGTATTCGTCGGTGATCTGGCCGAAGCTGGTGGTCAATCCGGCGGCTGCGAACCACGTGATCGCGCCGTAGGCGATCGCAGCGCCGATCTCGATCGCACCGAGCGCGGTGTCACTGTCGGCGCGGGTCGCGTCGAGTTGTTCGAGCCCATTGATGCCACCGACCAACATGATCACCAGGGCCACCATCGTCGTCACGATCGTCACGCGCCCGTCGTAGAGGCCGGTCCGGAGCCGATCCACCGTGCGATCGAGCGTCGAGCCGAGACCGAGCCCGCGGCCGAGGAGGTAGAGCCCGATGAGCCCGCTCGTGAGTCCGAGCACGACGCCGGGCATGTCGAAGTAGCTCGCGACGACCGCGAGCGGGTAGATCATCAGGAGGATTCCGAGGGGAACGAGCAGGGTGCCACGCGTCTCCGGGTCGTCGAGCACCTGTTTGATCGTGTAGTACATCGACTCGAGGTCCTGGGCCTGGCGAACGACGACCCGGCGGACGCCGTCGACCTGCACGCGCGACCGGATCACCGGCATCACGCTCTCGTCCTGGGCGCCGTCGGTGACGACGAGCGCGCGAACCTCCTCGCCCGTCTCGAGGCCGGCGAGAATCTCGTCGACCTCCTCACCGACGCGGCGATTTGCGCGAACGTCGTCGCCGTTCTCGCCAGCGACGGCTGCGACGACGACGGACTCGTCGGTCACCTCCGTGTCGACGTTGACCCCTTTGAAGAGGACGTTCACGTCGGAGTCCTCCGGATCGGCGGTCGCGAGCGCAACCGCTGCCTCTTCGACGCACTCCCGACCGACGACAGGGGTCTCGATCCCGGTCTTCCGGCCGATGTCGTCGTCGAGGTCCACGCAGAGGACCAGCAGCATTGCCAGGTGATTCGTCGTGGCCCCATACAACAGTTCCGGAGGCTTCAGCGCGCGCTGGAGCAAGGAGCGAATCTGCCACGAGTTTCGCCACCGGATCTGCAACGAGTTCCGTCGGAGAATCCGCCACGAGTTTCAGCGCCGAATCAGCCGTTCGCTCCCCCGCACGCCCGCGAAGCGCTGCCGAGTTCCCCTCTTGTACCCGCCGCGTCCGAATCCTGCGATCGCGTCACAGTCGGGCGTCGTGCCACCGAACGAGAAAGATTTATATAGAATTGCTAAGTACATTCTACCGACTCACAATGGCCGAATCACAGCAGCGACGCATGGGCGGACAGCCCCTGTTCATCCTCAACGAGGACAGTTCGCGAACGAGCGGTCGGGACGCCAGGCAGGCAAACATCTCCGCCGGGAAGGCCATCGCAGAGGCCGTCCGGACGACACTCGGCCCGCGCGGCATGGACAAGATGCTCGTCAGCGACGGCGACGTCGTCATCACGAACGACGGCGCCACCATCCTCGAAGAGATGGACATCGAGCATCCCGCCGCGGACATGATCGTCGAGGTCGCCCAGACCCAGCAGGAGGAGGTCGGCGACGGCACGACGACGTCCGCGATCCTGACGGGACGTCTGCTCGCGCAGGCCGAGGACCTCTTCGACGACGACGTCCACCCGACGACGATCGTCGAAGGATACCACGCGGCCGCCGAAATCGCGGCCGAGGCCATCGACGACGTGGCGATCGACGCCGCGATCGACGAGGACGTGCTCCGGACGGTCGCCGAGTCCTCGATGACCGGCAAGGGCACCGGCGGCGTCACCGCCGAATCTCTCGCGAAAGTGGTCGTCGACGCCGTCACGCAGGTACGCGACGGCGACGACGTCTCCCGCGAGAACATCACGGTCCACACGCAGGCCGGGGCCTCCTCTGCCGCCACCGAACTCGTCGAGGGCATCGTCCTCGACGAGGAGGCTGCCCACGGGCAGATGCCCAAGACGGTCGAGGACGCGAGCGTCGCCGTCCTGGACGTCGAACTTGGCGTCCGGACCGGCGACGTCGACGCGGAGTACACCGTCGAGAGCGTCGACCAGCTCACGAAGGCCATGGAAGCCGAGGAAGGCGAACTCCGCAAGCACGTCGAGGCGCTCTCCGACGCCGGCGTCGACGTCGTGTTCACGACGGAAGATATCGACGACCGCGTCGCCGCACAGCTCGGCCGCGCGGGCATCCTCGCCTTCGAGAGCCTCAGCGGCTCCGACGCGACCGCAGTCGCCAACGCCACCGGCGCCTCCCGCGTCGGTGACCTCGACGACCTCGAGGAGCCCGACCTCGGCCACGTCGAGACCGTCCGTGCCGAGACCTACGAGGACGACGAGCTCGCGTTCGTCGAGGGCGGCGCAGCCGCGAAGGCCGTCACCATCTTCTGCCGCGGCGGCACCGAGCACGTCGTCGACGAGGTCGAGCGCGCCATCGAGGACGCGCTGGACGTCGTCACCGCGGCCGCCGAGTCCGGCGAGGTCGTTCCCGGTGCCGGTGCCGCAGAGATCGCCATCGCGGACCGCGTTCGCGAGGAGTCCGCGAGCGTCGAGGGGCGCAAGCAGCTCGCCGTCGACGCCTTCGCCGACGCCATCGACGCCATCCCCCGTACGCTCGCCGAGAACGCTGGCGCCGACCCGATCGACACGCTCGTGGACCTCCGCGCCCTCCACGACTCGGAGGGCCGCGCCGGCCTGATCGCCGAGGACCGCGAAGCGGAGGTCGGTGACCCCGTCGAGCACGGCGTCCTCGACCCCGCCGCCGTCAAGCAGGAGGCCGTCGAGAGCGCGACCGAGGCCGCGACGATGATCGTCCGCATCGACGACGTCATCTCCGCGAGCTAATCGACGTCGTAGCGACCTGCGAGCACTTCGTTTTCGACACCCTCATACGGGTAGCACGGTTCGTACTGGTCCGGTTCCGTTCTTCCCCTCGGGGGCCGACGTCCGGGGGCGACGAGTCGATAGCGCACAGCACGTTCGCCGCGGTCGCTGGCGCCCTGCTCGTTCCGGTCGCGTTCACTCTCGCGGCTGGGGTGCGACTGACGGAATGCGTCGACGAGCAGGCTGGTCGGCCACAGTCCAGATCGGCACCGACCGAGTCACGAGAAGCGGATCGCAACGTCGTCGCCGACGCCGACCTCGAAGCGGTCGGCGCCGCGGCCGCGATTCACGGCGAGTTCGACGTTGCCGTGGCTGCCGACCGTAACGAGGCCGTCTCCGACGTCGACCGCGGCGTAGTGATCGGCGACCGGCCAGGCCGTGCCATCGACGCGAATTCGATCCCGACCGTCGAGCAGGTCGCCCGGTACGTTCGTGATCGCGTTGCCGAACCCGTCGACGACGAGTACCTCGCCGTCGGCGCCGTCGCCACGCTCGATCGGCACCGGGAACTGCAGATCGACGAATTCGTCGACAGGGTCGAGGAAGGAGCACGTCTCCATCGAGGCCACGCCGCGCTCGTGAATCAGGGCCGCTGCAGGTGCGAACACGTCCCGGCCGTGGAACGTGGAACTCGCCGGGTCGTCGACGGCGATCTCGAAGGCTTCGATGGCTGCTGGTTCGGCAACAGCTGATATCTCGTCGCCGTCCGGGGATGGGTCGACGCCGCGGAGGCCGCTTCCTGCGGCGGGCATTCGTTCGCGCAGCCGTCGTGCGGCCGGCACCACCAGTCCGTTATCGGGTGCGATCAGCGCGTGCTCGCCGACGCGGAGTGCGACCGCTGCACGATCGGAGCCGACGCCTGGATCGACGACCGCACAGTGAACGGCCGGGGCAGGAGCGTACGGCAAAACCTCGCGGAGCCAGAACGCTGCCGTTCGGACGTCCTGGCGGGGGAAGTCGTGTGCGACGTCGAGAATCTCGCAGTCGCTGTACTGGCGAACCGCGGCGCGCATCGCGGCGGGGTAGGGCGAGCCGAAGTCCGAAGCGAGCGTGAGCATACTTGGAAGTGACCGTGGGAAAGCGGGTCGCGGTCAGTCCTCGGCCACGTCGTCCGCTGCGACGTCGCGCAGGCGGCCGACCCCGTCGGCCTCCTCGATCACGTCGACGACCTGGTCCGGCACCAGGTCCTCCCAGGGGTCGCCGGAGAGCATCCGCTCGCGGATGCCGGTACCCTCGTACTCCTGCCGATTGAACATCGGAAGGTCGTGTACGTCGGTCCCCGACTCCTCGAACAGCCGTGTGACCAGCGGGTTGTTCGAGTAGACGTCGTCGAATGGCGGGCAGAGGCTACGCACGTGGCTGGTCCAGAGTGCGTTCCGATCGACGTCGACGAGGGGAACGACGTACGCATCGACGTCGATCGTCTCCAGCGTGCGCGTGAGCATGACGTGGCGTTCGCCCGCAGTGAAGGGGTTATCGACGCTGTGTGACTTGTCGGCGCTCCCGATCCCGACGACGAGTTCGTCCCGCTCCCTGGCGATCTCGCGGAGGAGGGCCTCGTGGCCCTCGTGCAGGGGCTGGAACCGACCCACGTAGAATCCGCGTGGCATGTGTACCGTGTGTGCACGCTGCATTTATAAGGGTGGCGAGAGGGTGTCGTCGGCCGAATCGGCCGCCAGACCGCCTCTCCCGCCCGTAATCACTCGGTCGCAAATAGCGCACTGGGGGAGAAAGTATATCAGTCGCGCTACCTTCCTCCGATCTAGCGACAACGGTCTATGAGCAAGGATACGGAACCCGAGGACGAGCCCTCCGATCCCGGGGCAGACGACGGGGGAGCGGCCCCAGTCGCCGACGAACCGGACGGAGGTGGTGACGAGCATCGCGCCGAGGAGGCCGACGGTCCCAGCGGTGACGGGAGCGAGGCCGAGCGCGGCGAGGGCAGCGGGGCCCCCACCAGCGACGGCGCCGATGCCCCTGGCACCGACCAGCCAGCGCAACACGGCGACGGCGGAGCGACAGACGAGACGAACCACGGGCAGGAGGATTCGGACCTCCCGACGTGGGAAGAGCGCTTCGGCGACGCCGACGATACAGATCTCGAAGAGGGCGTCGCCTTCCCGCAAGAGGAAGGCCCCGAGAAGATGTCCGAAGCCGGCGGCGAGGCTCTCGGCAAGGACGTCGAGCAGGACCTCATCGCCGACGAGTTCGATCCCGACGACGAC from Salinarchaeum sp. Harcht-Bsk1 includes these protein-coding regions:
- the thsA gene encoding thermosome subunit alpha — its product is MGGQPLFILNEDSSRTSGRDARQANISAGKAIAEAVRTTLGPRGMDKMLVSDGDVVITNDGATILEEMDIEHPAADMIVEVAQTQQEEVGDGTTTSAILTGRLLAQAEDLFDDDVHPTTIVEGYHAAAEIAAEAIDDVAIDAAIDEDVLRTVAESSMTGKGTGGVTAESLAKVVVDAVTQVRDGDDVSRENITVHTQAGASSAATELVEGIVLDEEAAHGQMPKTVEDASVAVLDVELGVRTGDVDAEYTVESVDQLTKAMEAEEGELRKHVEALSDAGVDVVFTTEDIDDRVAAQLGRAGILAFESLSGSDATAVANATGASRVGDLDDLEEPDLGHVETVRAETYEDDELAFVEGGAAAKAVTIFCRGGTEHVVDEVERAIEDALDVVTAAAESGEVVPGAGAAEIAIADRVREESASVEGRKQLAVDAFADAIDAIPRTLAENAGADPIDTLVDLRALHDSEGRAGLIAEDREAEVGDPVEHGVLDPAAVKQEAVESATEAATMIVRIDDVISAS
- a CDS encoding S-adenosyl-l-methionine hydroxide adenosyltransferase family protein, yielding MLTLASDFGSPYPAAMRAAVRQYSDCEILDVAHDFPRQDVRTAAFWLREVLPYAPAPAVHCAVVDPGVGSDRAAVALRVGEHALIAPDNGLVVPAARRLRERMPAAGSGLRGVDPSPDGDEISAVAEPAAIEAFEIAVDDPASSTFHGRDVFAPAAALIHERGVASMETCSFLDPVDEFVDLQFPVPIERGDGADGEVLVVDGFGNAITNVPGDLLDGRDRIRVDGTAWPVADHYAAVDVGDGLVTVGSHGNVELAVNRGRGADRFEVGVGDDVAIRFS
- a CDS encoding polyprenyl synthetase family protein; this translates as MEFLQRRRSLVEDRLTEVVSAVDPAELSAEMEHVALAGGKRVRPMVTILACEAAGGEPEDAVEFGVGVELVHNASLVIDDIIDRSEVRRGTDSAWFAFGHGPAIVASDGLLGEAFAQFANDGQATEVVTAAMVELGEGEATELQAIPDGEAEYLELARRKTGALFRAAAELGAIAADADQEAIDAFGEYAERVGVAFQIRDDVLDATAAADDLGKPTGQDAAMDRPSIVHVTDLDPEAANDRAREEADLALAALDRVELENDTAEGYLRDLAEFVVVRER
- a CDS encoding DUF373 family protein, translated to MLLVLCVDLDDDIGRKTGIETPVVGRECVEEAAVALATADPEDSDVNVLFKGVNVDTEVTDESVVVAAVAGENGDDVRANRRVGEEVDEILAGLETGEEVRALVVTDGAQDESVMPVIRSRVQVDGVRRVVVRQAQDLESMYYTIKQVLDDPETRGTLLVPLGILLMIYPLAVVASYFDMPGVVLGLTSGLIGLYLLGRGLGLGSTLDRTVDRLRTGLYDGRVTIVTTMVALVIMLVGGINGLEQLDATRADSDTALGAIEIGAAIAYGAITWFAAAGLTTSFGQITDEYLAGTMEWRYLNAPFYVGSIAIVLYAASGYVIDQVSLSFLAVALAGGFFLGVASTLTFAIAESRFPRDADPAS
- a CDS encoding nicotinamide-nucleotide adenylyltransferase, whose translation is MPRGFYVGRFQPLHEGHEALLREIARERDELVVGIGSADKSHSVDNPFTAGERHVMLTRTLETIDVDAYVVPLVDVDRNALWTSHVRSLCPPFDDVYSNNPLVTRLFEESGTDVHDLPMFNRQEYEGTGIRERMLSGDPWEDLVPDQVVDVIEEADGVGRLRDVAADDVAED
- a CDS encoding electron transfer flavoprotein subunit alpha/FixB family protein, translated to MSDVLAVAEHRRGELRPVSHELLTVGREVADASGGDLHVAVISGTVEEYAEDLNREGVDAIHTIANGEEFNHDLTVESLDALWADLDATYLLAPNSVNGLDYVPAIAQRLDLPLVTDTIDVSLDDGLEVTRERYGSKVETTIAVDVEAEGGAVVSVRDGEWPPAEGVGDAAIEAFDPQIDESRIRSTVTGFQEVGAGDVDISEADFIVSIGRGIEEEENIELIEALVEATGATLSASRPVVDNEWLPKNRQVGQSGKTVTPDVYIAIGISGAVQHVAGMKGSDTIVAINTDPDAPIFDIADYGIVGDLFDVVPALIEEFGGEAP
- a CDS encoding electron transfer flavoprotein subunit beta/FixA family protein, whose protein sequence is MQILVTVKEVGQLGDEVVIDDGDVAESALEYDLNEWDEYALESAVQLSETLDDVEVVTATIGPERSEETIRMALAKGADRAVRIWDDAIANDDGDGLLDTRTRVELLSAVVEREEPDLVLTGVQSADATFGSTGVALAEAIDTAWAAVVNDLEIDADAGTASVHRELEGGIEELTDVELPAVLTIQTGINEPRYASLRGIRQAQSKPLDVLDLAELGVPADAIAGSLVTTAMYEPESSSDAELWEGDAEATAGQLADFLRDSGVIEG